In one window of Lepus europaeus isolate LE1 chromosome 14, mLepTim1.pri, whole genome shotgun sequence DNA:
- the RAB29 gene encoding ras-related protein Rab-7L1 isoform X1, with product MGSRDHLFKVLVVGDAAVGKTSLVQRYSQDSFSKHYKSTVGVDFALKVLQWSDSEVVRLQLWDIAGQERFTSMTRLYYRDASACVIMFDVTNATTFSNSQRWKQDLDSKLTLPNGEPVPCLLLANKCDLSPWAVSRDQIDRFSKENGFTGWTETSVKENKNINEAMRGTTSTCRASPPPAGPAASGFGCLPSPLLGLSVFSGGGPSVSSISCGPYTGTVFC from the exons ATGGGCAGCCGCGACCACCTGTTCAAGGTGCTGGTGGTGGGCGACGCGGCGGTGGGCAAGACGTCGCTGGTGCAGCGGTATTCCCAGGACAGCTTCAGCAAGCACTACAAGTCCACGGTGGGAG TGGACTTCGCGCTGAAGGTGCTGCAGTGGTCCGACTCGGAGGTGGTACGGCTACAGCTGTGGGACATCGCAG GGCAGGAGCGCTTCACCTCCATGACAAGGCTGTACTACCGGGACGCCTCCGCCTGTGTTATCATGTTTGACGTTACCAATGCCACTACCTtcagcaacagccagaggtggaaACAGGACCTGGATAGCAAGCTCACCCTGCCCAATGGAGAGCCCGTGCCCTGCCTGCTCTTGGCCAACAAG TGTGATCTGTCCCCTTGGGCAGTGAGCAGGGACCAGATCGACCGGTTCAGTAAAGAGAACGGCTTCACAGGTTGGACAGAAACATCAGTCAAGGAGAACAAGAATATTAATGAGGCCATGAG GGGAACTACATCAACCTGCAGAGCAAGTCCTCCTCCAGCTGGGCCTGCTGCTAGTGGTTTCGGCTGCCTACCCAGCCCTCTTCTAGGACTTTCTGTCTTCTCCGGTGGTGGTCCATCCGTCAGTTCCATCAGCTGTGGTCCGTACACTGGAACTGTCTTCTGCTGA
- the RAB29 gene encoding ras-related protein Rab-7L1 isoform X2, with the protein MGSRDHLFKVLVVGDAAVGKTSLVQRYSQDSFSKHYKSTVGVDFALKVLQWSDSEVVRLQLWDIAGQERFTSMTRLYYRDASACVIMFDVTNATTFSNSQRWKQDLDSKLTLPNGEPVPCLLLANKCDLSPWAVSRDQIDRFSKENGFTGWTETSVKENKNINEAMRVLIEKMMSNSKEEAVSLSTQGNYINLQSKSSSSWACC; encoded by the exons ATGGGCAGCCGCGACCACCTGTTCAAGGTGCTGGTGGTGGGCGACGCGGCGGTGGGCAAGACGTCGCTGGTGCAGCGGTATTCCCAGGACAGCTTCAGCAAGCACTACAAGTCCACGGTGGGAG TGGACTTCGCGCTGAAGGTGCTGCAGTGGTCCGACTCGGAGGTGGTACGGCTACAGCTGTGGGACATCGCAG GGCAGGAGCGCTTCACCTCCATGACAAGGCTGTACTACCGGGACGCCTCCGCCTGTGTTATCATGTTTGACGTTACCAATGCCACTACCTtcagcaacagccagaggtggaaACAGGACCTGGATAGCAAGCTCACCCTGCCCAATGGAGAGCCCGTGCCCTGCCTGCTCTTGGCCAACAAG TGTGATCTGTCCCCTTGGGCAGTGAGCAGGGACCAGATCGACCGGTTCAGTAAAGAGAACGGCTTCACAGGTTGGACAGAAACATCAGTCAAGGAGAACAAGAATATTAATGAGGCCATGAG aGTCCTCATTGAAAAAATGATGAGCAATTCCAAAGAAGAGGCCGTGTCTTTGTCCACCCAGGGGAACTACATCAACCTGCAGAGCAAGTCCTCCTCCAGCTGGGCCTGCTGCTAG